In one window of Photorhabdus laumondii subsp. laumondii DNA:
- a CDS encoding IS4-like element ISPlu9 family transposase has protein sequence MFSTSAEQWANDTFQHAELGDKRRTNRLVKVACSLANHIGQSLVQSLDSPADVEAAYRLTRNSAIAPQAIAEAGFTATVAHAQRYHCLLALEDTTTLSFSHASVADELGYTTSKEKSRGMQAHSVLLFAPEEQQVVGLIEQQRWCRDVSDYGKSRQRDTRPYEGKESYKWERASQAVDSRLGEQMANVISVCDREADIIEYLRYKTSQKQRFVIRSMQNRRIEESQDKLYDFISRLQSAGERLVQVRQKGGRQARVAHCDISYAEVTLKIPEGKSGEAVRIFYVGCYEKGPEDGLCWHLLTSEPVNSQEDAHKIFSYYERRWLIEEFHKAWKTGGTQVEALRMQSKDNLERMIVLLAFIAVRIHQLRFMGLNKEEAEKESCETVLSPLAWKLLWSKQEKRRVPKKAPSLHWAFINLGKLAGWYDSKRTGRVGWERLWEGWFRLQTLIDGYLLAKSVDLEI, from the coding sequence ATGTTTTCAACCAGCGCCGAACAATGGGCAAATGACACGTTTCAACATGCGGAATTAGGTGATAAACGCCGTACCAACCGCCTGGTGAAAGTGGCCTGTTCGTTGGCTAACCATATAGGACAATCGCTCGTGCAATCTCTTGACTCTCCTGCCGATGTTGAAGCGGCCTACCGACTGACCCGAAATTCCGCCATTGCGCCTCAGGCCATCGCCGAAGCCGGATTTACCGCCACCGTCGCTCACGCTCAACGTTATCATTGCCTGTTAGCGCTGGAAGACACGACAACCCTGTCATTTTCCCATGCGTCGGTCGCCGATGAACTCGGCTATACCACCTCAAAGGAAAAATCCCGGGGCATGCAGGCACACTCGGTGTTGTTATTTGCGCCTGAAGAACAACAGGTCGTGGGGTTGATAGAGCAACAGCGCTGGTGTCGAGATGTCAGTGATTATGGCAAAAGCCGACAACGCGATACACGCCCTTATGAAGGGAAAGAGAGTTATAAGTGGGAACGGGCCTCACAAGCCGTCGACAGCCGGTTAGGGGAGCAGATGGCCAACGTGATTTCTGTCTGTGACCGTGAAGCCGATATCATCGAATATCTGCGTTATAAAACGAGCCAAAAACAACGTTTCGTCATCCGTTCGATGCAAAACCGGCGTATAGAGGAAAGTCAGGATAAACTTTATGACTTTATTAGCCGGTTACAGAGTGCTGGAGAACGATTAGTTCAGGTCAGACAGAAAGGCGGGCGTCAGGCGCGTGTCGCGCATTGTGATATCAGTTATGCCGAAGTGACGTTGAAAATCCCCGAAGGAAAAAGCGGTGAGGCGGTGCGGATATTTTATGTCGGTTGCTACGAAAAAGGTCCGGAGGATGGGCTTTGCTGGCATCTTCTGACCTCCGAACCCGTCAACAGTCAGGAAGACGCCCATAAAATATTCAGTTATTACGAGCGCCGCTGGCTGATAGAAGAATTTCACAAAGCGTGGAAAACGGGCGGCACGCAGGTAGAAGCGCTGCGTATGCAAAGCAAAGATAATCTGGAGCGCATGATAGTGCTGCTGGCCTTTATTGCGGTACGAATACACCAGCTGCGTTTTATGGGTCTGAACAAAGAAGAGGCAGAGAAAGAGAGCTGTGAGACAGTATTAAGCCCCCTGGCGTGGAAATTACTGTGGTCAAAACAAGAAAAACGCCGTGTGCCGAAAAAAGCCCCGAGTTTGCATTGGGCCTTCATCAATCTGGGAAAACTGGCCGGCTGGTACGATTCCAAACGCACGGGTCGAGTCGGATGGGAACGACTTTGGGAAGGCTGGTTTCGGCTGCAAACCCTGATAGACGGCTATTTGCTGGCTAAATCAGTTGATTTGGAGATCTGA
- a CDS encoding IS982-like element ISPlu6 family transposase yields MDNLVEIFCDVDDFCRFFIPQWEQFCLDSGHRLRRRQGHMYPSEIMTILILFHMSHYRDFKHFYLEHIWKYHHKDFPTLLSYPRFVSVAPSVLVPLCSYLTQLKGKPTGIAFIDSTRLSVCHNIRIPRHKVFAGIAKRGKNSMGWFYGFKLHLVVNHQGEILALKVTPGNVDDREPVRELSKELTGSLYGDKGYLSQELADDLAKTDVTFITKKRRNMKASMQAEWDKIMLKKRFIIETINGQLKTLSQIEHSRHRSIKGFLLCVLGGLIAYCLKLKKPSLKVFYSEDDFSMTD; encoded by the coding sequence ATGGACAACTTAGTTGAAATTTTCTGTGATGTCGATGATTTTTGCCGTTTTTTCATCCCTCAATGGGAACAATTTTGTCTCGATAGCGGGCATCGTTTACGCCGCCGACAAGGTCATATGTATCCCAGTGAAATCATGACCATTTTGATCCTTTTTCATATGTCGCATTACCGTGATTTTAAACATTTTTATCTAGAACATATTTGGAAATATCACCATAAGGATTTTCCAACCTTGCTTAGCTATCCTCGTTTTGTCAGTGTGGCTCCTTCCGTTTTGGTGCCATTATGCAGCTATCTGACTCAATTAAAAGGGAAACCCACAGGCATTGCTTTTATTGATTCCACCCGTTTGAGTGTCTGCCATAACATTCGCATCCCTCGACATAAGGTCTTTGCGGGGATAGCAAAGCGCGGAAAAAATTCAATGGGCTGGTTTTACGGTTTCAAATTACACCTGGTTGTCAATCATCAGGGTGAAATTCTCGCGCTTAAAGTGACTCCGGGTAATGTGGATGATCGGGAACCTGTTCGTGAATTATCAAAAGAATTAACGGGTTCTCTTTACGGTGACAAAGGTTACCTCAGCCAGGAATTGGCGGACGATTTAGCTAAAACCGATGTCACTTTCATCACGAAAAAACGGCGTAACATGAAAGCGAGTATGCAAGCTGAGTGGGATAAGATAATGTTAAAAAAGCGTTTTATCATTGAAACGATTAATGGGCAATTAAAAACTCTTTCTCAAATAGAGCATTCCCGCCACCGAAGTATAAAAGGCTTTCTGTTGTGCGTTTTAGGTGGATTGATTGCTTACTGCCTTAAATTGAAGAAGCCATCACTGAAAGTTTTCTACTCAGAAGACGATTTTTCAATGACGGATTAA
- a CDS encoding VENN motif pre-toxin domain-containing protein: MSSTLAGGIAGDSTASALTGAQAGKNSVDNNALSMGSLFGSESAKHFEGAGSLAQKMTQSGATPEEINAALTHYLKGQVPEGQDPAKGLIIAWGNFFGVPLDVVLSNEQMTPQKAAEIVAGGIPTSEAKLIQFAAAKAYLSLSKYRSTEVVEGKGGSLADKSITGNKTTISSINEGKGTSGRLPEKPIKEVTATEVNNWWKSQGYEQPPYTPGTTVKEFELAANTQFVRVYDGTHSQMRGGWMMKAEDIKGLSSKQIQEKFALPYEPKYVADVEIKAGTKMRVGSANSLFGYKGGGTQFDLMGQRTGTFTNEQAIQKK, from the coding sequence ATCAGCTCCACGCTAGCAGGCGGTATTGCCGGTGACTCCACCGCCAGCGCCCTCACCGGGGCGCAGGCCGGGAAGAATTCGGTGGATAATAATGCCCTTAGCATGGGAAGTTTGTTTGGTTCCGAAAGCGCTAAACATTTTGAAGGCGCAGGGTCACTGGCTCAAAAGATGACTCAATCCGGGGCAACACCCGAAGAAATCAACGCAGCCTTAACTCACTACCTCAAAGGACAAGTCCCTGAGGGTCAAGACCCGGCAAAAGGTCTGATTATTGCGTGGGGGAACTTCTTTGGTGTTCCGTTAGATGTCGTGTTATCAAATGAGCAGATGACGCCACAGAAAGCGGCGGAAATTGTTGCTGGAGGGATACCTACCAGTGAAGCGAAGCTGATACAGTTTGCAGCCGCGAAAGCATATCTGTCTTTAAGTAAGTATCGGTCAACAGAAGTGGTTGAGGGGAAAGGAGGTTCTCTGGCTGATAAAAGTATTACTGGAAATAAGACGACGATTTCATCTATAAATGAGGGCAAAGGTACTTCTGGACGACTCCCTGAAAAGCCCATTAAAGAAGTAACAGCAACAGAAGTAAATAATTGGTGGAAAAGTCAGGGATATGAACAACCTCCATATACTCCAGGAACTACAGTAAAGGAATTTGAATTAGCAGCTAACACGCAATTTGTTAGGGTTTATGATGGTACTCATTCACAAATGAGAGGGGGATGGATGATGAAAGCCGAAGATATAAAAGGATTAAGTAGTAAACAAATTCAAGAAAAATTTGCTTTGCCATATGAGCCAAAATACGTTGCGGATGTTGAAATTAAAGCAGGTACTAAGATGAGAGTAGGTTCTGCAAATAGTCTGTTTGGCTATAAAGGTGGAGGAACCCAGTTTGATCTTATGGGGCAAAGAACAGGTACATTCACTAATGAACAGGCTATTCAGAAAAAATAG
- the xerC gene encoding site-specific tyrosine recombinase XerC codes for MANRKPRKGSLLTVNDVYRQPVGPAHDPKSLYALLLRFVVWRQERNWSESTLKVQTHHTYHFILWATERGLYYAADITRPILERYQRYLYQYRKTNGEPLSTRTQRTQLEPLKVWFKWLTKQNLILANPAADIELPRLEKHLPRYILTIDETEQILAQPDLTTLQGIRDRALMELLWSTGMRRGELTRLDVYSVDGKRKTVTIRQGKGNKDRVLPLGERALSWLQRYQQQVRPQLIVNPDVKALFVAMDGLDGLQANGISNLVTAYINAVGIEKKGACHLFRHAMATQMLENGADLRWIQAMLGHASVESTQVYTQVSIRALQAVHASTHPAEQMADEKVRDADEVGLLADLYADDNADADTPPDSPELT; via the coding sequence ATGGCAAACCGTAAACCCCGCAAGGGGAGCCTTCTGACCGTTAATGACGTCTACCGTCAGCCTGTGGGGCCGGCGCATGACCCGAAGAGCCTGTATGCGTTGTTGCTGCGCTTTGTAGTGTGGCGACAGGAACGGAACTGGTCAGAAAGTACGCTGAAAGTACAGACGCACCATACTTACCACTTTATCCTGTGGGCAACCGAGCGCGGCTTATACTACGCAGCGGATATCACCCGGCCGATACTGGAGCGTTACCAGCGTTATCTGTATCAGTACCGCAAGACCAACGGTGAACCGTTAAGCACCCGGACGCAACGTACCCAACTGGAGCCATTGAAAGTCTGGTTCAAATGGCTGACCAAACAGAATCTGATACTGGCGAACCCGGCGGCGGACATTGAACTCCCCAGACTGGAAAAGCACCTGCCGCGCTATATCCTGACCATCGATGAAACCGAACAGATACTGGCGCAGCCTGACCTGACGACGTTGCAGGGGATACGTGACCGGGCGTTGATGGAGTTGCTCTGGTCAACCGGGATGCGTCGGGGCGAATTAACCCGGCTGGATGTGTACAGCGTTGACGGAAAACGCAAAACGGTGACCATCCGGCAGGGCAAGGGGAATAAAGACCGGGTGTTGCCCCTCGGTGAACGGGCCTTAAGCTGGCTACAGCGCTATCAGCAACAGGTGCGGCCACAACTTATCGTCAATCCAGACGTCAAGGCATTATTCGTCGCAATGGATGGGCTGGACGGCTTACAGGCTAACGGTATCAGCAATCTGGTGACAGCTTATATCAACGCGGTGGGTATCGAGAAAAAAGGTGCCTGCCACCTGTTCCGGCATGCGATGGCAACGCAGATGCTGGAGAACGGCGCGGACCTGCGCTGGATACAGGCCATGTTAGGCCATGCCAGCGTGGAATCCACCCAGGTGTATACGCAGGTCTCTATCCGGGCCTTGCAGGCGGTGCACGCCAGTACGCATCCGGCGGAGCAAATGGCCGACGAAAAAGTCCGCGACGCCGATGAAGTGGGTTTACTGGCCGACCTGTACGCCGACGATAACGCCGATGCCGACACGCCGCCGGACAGCCCAGAGCTGACCTGA
- a CDS encoding CHC2 zinc finger domain-containing protein, which produces MTRVPDTDLARLKQTVSLLGLARKQGRPMKKRGEDYVLRCPFHNEKTPSMVISPAKNLYHCFGCGAAGSVLDWVIQTEGVTLKIAIRRLRELAGLPDMDNAVVAASSLAAPPESQAAPLPRPKLADLDDDGQALLHQVIDFYHQHLLASPEAKAWLARRGLNHPELVSHFRLGYAGHHGISGSAGLLPSKDSQEGQQLRGKLSGLGVLRTTTRQDHFRGCVVVPIIGWAESASVASRGRVLQLYGRRTQPDYKVLKDSPKHLYLSSPLAGVWNEAAMKAAAEIILCEALIDAMTFWCAGFRNVIAAFGVNGFNREHLEALQYHGVKRVLIAFDRDEAGDRGAANVAADLLEAGIEAWRVQFPPGMDANDYAVKSGNAEHALGLALQQAVWLGQGTAPGAVFSHERPVSPGVTEKPHNADVAKPAALAAPPALTVAPVPCERTASGELLMKSGPRVWRIRGMKKSPVPDVMKVNVQVRDETSGLFHVDTLDMYHARHRQNYISTAAQELECELSVIKREAGRVLLMLEQQQDAQQQADAEASGTTAVTVSAEDEAAALALLTSPNLTEQIINDMAACGVVGESTNLLTGYLAAVSRKLDKPLAVLIQSSSAAGKSSLMDAVLNLMPEEERIQYSAMTGQSLYYLGETSLQHKILAIAEEEGVRQAAYALKLLQSDGELKIASTGKNEQSGELVTREYKVQGPVMLMLTTTAIDVDEELLNRCLVLTVNESREQTQAIHAMQRHRQTLAGLLADSEKGYLTQLHQNAQRLLRPLKVVNPYAHQLTFLSDKTRMRRDHMKYLTLIQAIALLHQYQREVKKTTHRGQVIEYIEVTQDDIALANRLAHEVLGRTLDEMPPQTRKLLLLIQEMVNEQAQIQHCQPNEVRFTRRDIRAFTHWSDSQLKNHCQRLTEMEYLLLHGGSRGHLLHYELLWDGEDNGAAHLCGLLDVGEADSETAGSERKSDPEGRKSSPSPGQVWPESGEEKPASARTEQGPAGAQVRADENAVIKENNHRGALPVPDRDKTPAAVPTGHESKSDLNEHPSASSLGQVRAKSGVKKSPSGQAEHGFSVPQVGVTEDTVIKGKKKTRPLSAPAPQSQPEVNHGKP; this is translated from the coding sequence ATGACCCGCGTTCCCGATACCGATTTAGCCCGCTTAAAGCAAACCGTCTCGTTACTGGGGCTGGCGCGTAAGCAAGGCCGTCCGATGAAAAAACGCGGTGAGGATTATGTGCTGCGCTGTCCGTTCCATAACGAGAAAACGCCCTCAATGGTGATATCGCCTGCTAAGAACCTGTATCACTGCTTTGGCTGTGGCGCAGCGGGGTCGGTGCTGGACTGGGTGATACAAACGGAAGGGGTGACGCTGAAAATCGCTATCCGCCGGCTGCGGGAGCTGGCCGGGTTGCCGGATATGGACAATGCAGTTGTGGCCGCTTCTTCTTTAGCCGCCCCGCCGGAGTCACAGGCGGCACCCCTGCCGCGCCCGAAACTGGCCGACCTGGACGATGACGGGCAGGCGCTGTTGCATCAGGTGATTGATTTTTATCATCAGCACTTACTGGCGTCACCGGAAGCCAAAGCCTGGCTGGCACGACGCGGGCTGAATCATCCTGAACTGGTCAGCCACTTCCGGCTCGGTTATGCGGGTCATCACGGTATCAGCGGTTCCGCGGGATTGTTGCCGTCCAAAGACAGTCAGGAAGGCCAGCAGTTGCGCGGCAAGCTGTCGGGGCTGGGCGTGTTGCGTACCACCACCCGGCAGGACCACTTCCGGGGCTGTGTCGTGGTGCCGATAATCGGCTGGGCCGAATCGGCCAGTGTGGCCAGCCGCGGGCGGGTGCTGCAACTGTATGGCCGCCGAACCCAGCCGGATTACAAAGTGCTGAAAGACAGCCCAAAGCATCTGTACCTGTCCTCACCCCTGGCCGGGGTCTGGAATGAGGCAGCGATGAAAGCCGCTGCGGAAATTATCCTGTGCGAAGCGCTGATCGATGCCATGACCTTCTGGTGTGCCGGGTTCCGTAACGTGATTGCCGCGTTCGGGGTGAACGGGTTTAACCGTGAGCACCTCGAAGCCTTGCAGTATCACGGCGTGAAACGGGTGCTGATTGCCTTTGACCGGGACGAGGCCGGAGACCGTGGCGCGGCTAATGTGGCGGCTGACTTACTGGAAGCCGGTATCGAGGCATGGCGGGTGCAGTTCCCGCCGGGCATGGATGCCAATGACTATGCCGTCAAAAGCGGCAACGCCGAACATGCACTGGGGCTGGCGTTGCAACAGGCGGTCTGGCTGGGACAGGGAACGGCACCGGGCGCGGTGTTCAGCCATGAGCGGCCCGTCTCGCCGGGTGTGACGGAAAAGCCTCACAATGCTGATGTGGCTAAACCGGCTGCTTTAGCCGCCCCGCCGGCGCTGACCGTTGCCCCCGTGCCCTGTGAGCGTACGGCGTCCGGTGAGTTGTTGATGAAAAGCGGCCCCCGGGTCTGGCGGATACGAGGGATGAAAAAATCGCCGGTGCCCGATGTGATGAAAGTCAATGTGCAGGTCCGTGATGAAACGTCCGGCCTGTTCCATGTGGATACGCTGGACATGTATCACGCGCGGCATCGTCAGAACTACATCAGCACGGCGGCGCAAGAGCTGGAATGCGAGCTGTCGGTCATCAAACGCGAAGCCGGGCGGGTATTGCTGATGCTGGAGCAGCAACAGGACGCGCAACAGCAAGCCGACGCCGAAGCCTCAGGGACAACGGCGGTCACGGTCAGCGCGGAAGACGAAGCCGCCGCGCTGGCATTGCTGACATCACCGAACTTAACAGAACAGATTATCAACGACATGGCCGCCTGCGGGGTGGTCGGCGAATCGACCAATCTGCTGACCGGGTATCTGGCGGCAGTCTCGCGCAAACTCGATAAACCGCTGGCCGTGTTAATCCAGAGCAGCAGCGCGGCAGGCAAGAGCAGCCTGATGGATGCCGTGCTGAACCTGATGCCGGAAGAGGAGCGTATCCAGTACTCGGCAATGACCGGACAGAGCCTGTATTACCTCGGCGAAACCAGCCTGCAACACAAAATACTGGCGATAGCCGAAGAGGAAGGCGTGCGGCAGGCGGCTTATGCCCTGAAACTGTTGCAGTCCGACGGCGAGCTGAAAATCGCCAGCACCGGCAAGAACGAGCAGAGCGGCGAACTGGTGACGCGGGAATACAAGGTACAGGGACCGGTGATGCTGATGTTAACGACGACGGCCATTGATGTGGATGAAGAGCTGCTGAACCGCTGTCTGGTGCTGACGGTCAACGAATCGCGCGAGCAGACGCAGGCTATCCACGCCATGCAGCGACACCGCCAGACGCTGGCCGGGTTGCTGGCTGACTCGGAGAAAGGCTATCTGACGCAGTTACACCAGAACGCCCAGCGCCTGTTAAGGCCGCTGAAAGTGGTCAATCCTTACGCCCACCAACTGACGTTCCTGTCAGACAAAACCCGGATGCGGCGCGACCACATGAAATACCTGACGCTGATACAGGCCATTGCCCTGCTGCACCAGTATCAACGTGAAGTGAAGAAAACGACCCACCGCGGGCAGGTCATCGAATATATCGAAGTCACCCAAGACGATATTGCCCTCGCCAACCGGCTGGCGCATGAGGTGCTGGGGCGCACGCTGGATGAAATGCCGCCGCAAACACGCAAACTGTTACTGCTGATACAAGAGATGGTGAACGAACAGGCGCAAATCCAGCACTGCCAGCCAAATGAAGTGCGCTTTACCCGGCGGGATATCCGCGCCTTTACCCACTGGAGCGACAGCCAGCTCAAAAACCACTGTCAACGGCTGACGGAAATGGAATACCTGCTGTTGCATGGCGGCAGCCGGGGGCACCTGCTGCATTATGAACTGCTGTGGGACGGAGAAGACAACGGCGCAGCCCACCTGTGCGGCCTGCTGGATGTCGGAGAAGCGGACTCAGAAACCGCCGGCAGTGAACGCAAGTCTGACCCGGAAGGTCGTAAGTCTTCCCCAAGTCCGGGGCAAGTCTGGCCTGAGTCTGGGGAAGAAAAACCCGCGTCAGCCCGGACAGAACAAGGGCCGGCAGGGGCACAAGTCCGGGCAGATGAAAACGCAGTTATTAAGGAAAATAATCACAGAGGCGCATTGCCCGTACCCGACAGGGATAAAACGCCGGCAGCCGTCCCGACAGGTCATGAGAGCAAGTCTGACTTAAATGAACACCCGTCTGCCTCAAGTCTGGGCCAGGTCCGGGCTAAGTCTGGGGTGAAAAAATCCCCATCCGGGCAGGCAGAGCACGGGTTCAGCGTACCGCAAGTCGGGGTAACGGAAGACACCGTGATAAAAGGAAAAAAGAAAACGCGCCCCTTGTCTGCGCCCGCCCCTCAATCTCAACCGGAGGTCAATCATGGCAAACCGTAA
- a CDS encoding helix-turn-helix domain-containing protein, which yields MSFSDKLAASRKELGFTQQQMADKIGMHVSQYKRYEAGTSQPTIDVFRRIALALNVSADMLLFDPNERGPDDRLKLQFEAVSQLDEKEREAIETVISSMLHMHDAKRWTVKR from the coding sequence ATGAGCTTTTCTGATAAATTGGCGGCTTCCCGTAAAGAGCTTGGTTTCACGCAACAACAGATGGCTGACAAGATTGGTATGCACGTTTCACAATACAAGCGCTATGAAGCCGGGACATCCCAGCCGACGATTGATGTGTTTCGGCGGATTGCATTAGCGTTGAATGTCAGTGCCGATATGCTTCTTTTTGATCCCAATGAGCGCGGACCCGATGACCGGCTAAAACTCCAGTTCGAAGCAGTCTCACAGTTGGATGAGAAAGAGCGGGAAGCGATTGAGACAGTGATTAGCAGTATGTTGCATATGCATGATGCTAAACGTTGGACGGTAAAACGTTAG
- a CDS encoding SymE family type I addiction module toxin → MAERDCNVNSGSSKAQRRYKVGYISRCHADRHTGMTRYYSQHPSLHLKGNWLEEAGFVTGQPVQVSVEHGQLIIRLVENS, encoded by the coding sequence ATGGCTGAACGCGATTGTAATGTAAATTCAGGCAGTTCGAAAGCGCAACGCCGCTATAAGGTCGGCTATATCAGCCGATGTCACGCCGACCGCCACACTGGCATGACCCGCTATTACAGCCAGCATCCCAGCTTGCATCTTAAAGGTAATTGGCTGGAAGAAGCGGGCTTTGTGACCGGGCAGCCAGTGCAGGTCAGTGTTGAGCACGGACAGTTGATTATCCGGCTCGTTGAGAACAGTTGA
- the xerC gene encoding site-specific tyrosine recombinase XerC translates to MANRKPRKGSLLTVDDVYRQPVGPAHDPKSLYALLLRFVAWRQERNWSETTLKVQTHHTYHFILWATDRGLYYAADITRPILERYQRYLYQYRKTNGEPLSIRTQRTQLQPLQVWFKWLTKQNLILANPAADIELPREEKRLPRYILSIDEIEHILSLPDPNTLQGARDRALMELLWSTGIRRSEAARLDIYSIDGSRKTVTIRQGKGNKDRVLPLGERALNWLQFYQQQIRPQLLVTPDIQSLFVAMDGLDGLQPNGITNAVSGYIRAAGIEKKGACHLFRHAMATQMLENGADLRWIQAMLGHASVESTQVYTQVSIRALQAVHASTHPAEQMADEKVRDADEVGLLADLYADDNADTDTPPDSSEPTSTADSR, encoded by the coding sequence ATGGCAAACCGTAAACCCCGCAAGGGAAGTCTCCTGACCGTCGATGACGTCTACCGTCAGCCTGTCGGTCCGGCACATGACCCAAAAAGCCTGTATGCGCTGCTGCTGCGCTTCGTGGCCTGGCGGCAGGAACGGAACTGGTCGGAAACCACGCTGAAAGTGCAGACCCATCACACCTATCACTTTATCCTGTGGGCCACGGACCGGGGCCTGTACTATGCCGCGGACATCACGCGGCCAATACTGGAGCGTTACCAGCGCTACCTGTACCAGTACCGCAAGACCAACGGAGAGCCGCTGAGCATCCGCACCCAACGCACGCAGTTGCAGCCGTTACAGGTATGGTTCAAATGGCTGACGAAACAGAACCTGATACTGGCGAACCCGGCAGCGGACATTGAGTTGCCGCGGGAAGAAAAACGCCTGCCGCGGTATATCCTGAGCATTGATGAAATCGAGCATATCCTGTCGCTGCCTGACCCGAATACGTTGCAGGGCGCGCGCGACCGGGCCCTGATGGAGCTGCTCTGGTCAACCGGGATACGACGCAGTGAAGCGGCCCGGCTCGATATCTACAGCATAGACGGGTCACGCAAAACGGTGACCATCCGGCAGGGCAAGGGGAATAAAGACCGGGTATTGCCCCTCGGCGAACGGGCCTTAAACTGGCTCCAGTTCTATCAGCAACAGATTCGCCCGCAACTGCTGGTCACCCCGGACATCCAATCACTGTTCGTGGCAATGGACGGTCTCGACGGGTTGCAGCCGAACGGTATCACGAATGCCGTAAGCGGTTATATCCGGGCCGCCGGCATTGAGAAAAAAGGTGCCTGCCACCTGTTCCGGCATGCGATGGCAACGCAGATGCTGGAGAACGGCGCGGACCTGCGCTGGATACAGGCCATGTTAGGCCATGCCAGCGTGGAGTCAACCCAGGTGTATACGCAGGTCTCTATCCGGGCCTTGCAGGCGGTGCACGCCAGCACCCATCCGGCGGAGCAAATGGCCGACGAAAAAGTCCGCGACGCCGATGAGGTGGGTTTACTGGCCGACCTGTACGCCGACGATAACGCCGACACGGACACGCCGCCGGACAGTTCAGAGCCGACCTCAACCGCCGATAGCCGCTGA